One part of the Nymphalis io chromosome 22, ilAglIoxx1.1, whole genome shotgun sequence genome encodes these proteins:
- the LOC126777385 gene encoding CCAAT/enhancer-binding protein gamma-like yields MILDDFWDMPPQKRGRRGVSDADDEDDDYRRRRDRNNEAVKKSRYKSKQRTQETFTRVNKLKAENQMLEEKVKTLTKDLQFLKELFMEYASNSQDPKFEGIDLEKLLEDVQDDKKDANSSKS; encoded by the exons atgatattaGACGATTTTTGGGATATGCCTCCACAAAAGCGCGGGAGACGGGGGGTTAGTGATGCAGATGATGAAGATGATGACTACAGGCGACGTAGAGACCGCAATAATGAG GCAGTCAAAAAGAGCAGATATAAGTCTAAGCAGCGGACGCAGGAAACATTTACACGTGTAAATAAATTGAAGGCTGAAAACCAGATGCTAgaagaaaaagtaaaaacattaaCGAAAGATCTCCAATTTCTTAAGGAATTATTTATGGAATATGCGTCCAATTCACAAGACCCTAAATTCGAAGGTATAGATCTAGAGAAACTTCTAGAAGATGTGCAAGATGACAAGAAGGATGCGAACAGCAGTAAATCATAA